ACGAAATGGCATCTCAATCAGTCCTTTCTTCAAACAAACCGGAGCTTAAGTATCTCTCACCGGTATCAGGAAGAATAACAACAATAACTTTTCCTGCATATTCCTCTCGTCCGGCAAGGTTTAATGCACCATAAAGTGCTGCACCGGAGGATATCCCTGAAAGAATTCCTTCATCACGGGCAAGTTTACGTGCGGTTTCAAATGCATCCTCATCCTTTACCCGGATAATTTCATCAACAAGACTTACCTTCAGAGTATCAGGAATAAAACCCGCACCAATACCCTGAATTTTGTGAGGACCCGGACTCTCTCCGGAGAGAACTGACGATGAATACGGCTCAACAGCAACTGCTTTAAAATCACTTTTTCTGGCTTTTATCACTTCTGCAATTCCGGTGATTGTTCCGCCGGTTCCGACACCTGCAACAACAGCATCCACATTGCCGCCGGTATCACGCCAGATCTCTTCTGCAGTGGTCTTCATGTGCTTTAGAGGGTTTGCCGGATTTTTAAACTGCTGGGGCATGAAGAAGGAGTCGGGGTTTTCTTTTTTTATCTCTTCTGCACGTGCAATTGCCCCTTTCATACCGTCTTTTCCAGGCGTCAGGATAAGATTCGCACCAAAGGCCTTAACAAGCATCCGTCTCTCTGCACTCATCGTATCAGGCATGACAATGGTTATTTTG
The genomic region above belongs to Methanomicrobium antiquum and contains:
- the cysK gene encoding cysteine synthase A, giving the protein MVKIYENITDTIGNTPLIRLNSITEGLNATVIAKVESFNPMGSVKDRIGIAMIEAAEEAGILTKDKEILEPTSGNTGIALAMTAAARGYKITIVMPDTMSAERRMLVKAFGANLILTPGKDGMKGAIARAEEIKKENPDSFFMPQQFKNPANPLKHMKTTAEEIWRDTGGNVDAVVAGVGTGGTITGIAEVIKARKSDFKAVAVEPYSSSVLSGESPGPHKIQGIGAGFIPDTLKVSLVDEIIRVKDEDAFETARKLARDEGILSGISSGAALYGALNLAGREEYAGKVIVVILPDTGERYLSSGLFEERTD